The Parabacteroides sp. AD58 genome includes a window with the following:
- a CDS encoding SusC/RagA family TonB-linked outer membrane protein: protein MENLKTMAVLAVCVSSSAIPCSLNAASENSVDEAKKQVVESVPGTQQSGITVTGIVVDASGAPVVGANVLVAGTTNGVVTDLDGNFSLSDVKKGALLQVSFIGYQSLEVKADRKMRIVLKEDSELLEEVVVVGYGTMRRKDVTSSISTVQSDDLNQGVYTDPAQLLQGKVAGLTITQSSNPNQSSSITLRGASTLREGAAMEPYYIIDGVPGVDLSFVSPDDIETIDVLRDATATAIYGSKAANGVIIITTKRGKSGRANVSYSGYVAFDRVAKNMDMMTADDLRSYAAANNYTLPNDEGANTDWQKEVQRTGVSHNHNVSVSGGNDKSNYNISLNYVNREGVILGSNMQRFNARALAQSKVLKDHLTLSLGVNGSQSTHDGFVMEGNGESVTDAMLYYSPTQPVRNDDGSWYESFGITQYYNPLSLIYEDTQKTIDKNMMITGKADLNILKGLNWSANYSYMTDQSTYSEYHSTKSQYVRNNGQATRNTYMGTKSVFETYVNYDTTIADRHRLGVMLGYSWEETMTDDGFGLTVKDFYNDDVTYNNLTYANTIDGIDGVESKVKSTLRMISFYGRLNYVFNDKYSLQATLRRDGSSAFGKNNRWATFPSVSAAWRLSDEDFIKDLNIFDDLKFRVGYGVSGNSLGFDAYTARETYGVSGWFSYTDANGNTSNKHTLAATNNSNPDLKWERTGMFNVGLDFAFFNSRLNGTIEYYNKQTSDLIYYYPVSTNRYPFDTMTANVGDISNKGIELTINAVPVKTHDFEWNTTLNLAHNKNVVEKLSNATFSVDYQDLASPGIAGNSDKYVQRLMEGAPIGQFYTYEWAGYTEDGVSQFYVHDPETGERTGETTTELRDTDRTKTGSAQPKLTYGWNNTLNYKRWSLNLFFQGVLGNKIFNALRAQYNSVSLVTSGKNALKEVMTDQLFTDVNAQVPSDRYLENGSYLRLATLSLAYNFGNLSDWANNLTLYATCNNVFTVTGYKGTDPEVSLGGLTPGIDWRENYYPHTRTYMIGLKVNF, encoded by the coding sequence ATGGAAAATTTGAAAACGATGGCAGTTCTTGCAGTTTGTGTAAGTTCTTCTGCCATCCCTTGTTCTTTAAATGCAGCTTCAGAAAACTCGGTTGATGAAGCGAAGAAACAGGTAGTCGAGTCAGTACCTGGTACGCAACAATCTGGAATAACTGTTACAGGTATAGTGGTGGACGCTTCAGGCGCGCCGGTAGTGGGTGCCAATGTGCTGGTTGCCGGAACGACAAATGGAGTAGTGACAGATTTAGATGGAAACTTTTCTTTGTCGGATGTTAAAAAGGGAGCTTTGCTGCAAGTCTCTTTTATTGGTTATCAGTCTTTGGAAGTAAAGGCTGATAGGAAAATGAGAATTGTCTTGAAAGAAGATTCCGAATTATTGGAAGAAGTTGTCGTTGTCGGTTATGGTACGATGCGAAGAAAAGATGTTACGAGTTCAATTTCTACAGTGCAGTCAGATGACTTAAATCAAGGTGTATATACAGATCCTGCTCAATTGTTGCAAGGAAAAGTAGCTGGTTTAACGATCACACAGTCTAGTAATCCGAATCAGTCTTCTTCTATTACTTTGCGTGGTGCATCTACCTTGCGTGAAGGTGCTGCTATGGAACCTTATTATATTATAGATGGTGTTCCGGGAGTTGATCTTTCTTTTGTCTCTCCGGATGATATAGAAACAATTGACGTTTTGCGTGATGCAACAGCTACAGCGATATATGGATCAAAAGCGGCTAATGGTGTTATCATCATTACTACAAAGCGTGGTAAATCCGGCCGTGCCAATGTAAGTTATAGTGGTTATGTAGCTTTCGATAGAGTGGCCAAGAATATGGATATGATGACGGCTGACGATTTAAGAAGCTATGCTGCGGCTAACAATTATACATTGCCTAACGATGAAGGAGCCAATACTGACTGGCAGAAAGAAGTACAGCGTACAGGCGTTTCTCATAATCATAATGTGTCTGTCAGTGGTGGAAATGATAAATCCAACTATAATATCAGTCTGAATTATGTGAACCGCGAAGGTGTGATCTTAGGTTCAAATATGCAGCGTTTTAATGCGCGGGCATTGGCTCAGTCAAAAGTATTGAAAGATCATTTGACTTTGTCATTGGGGGTTAATGGTAGTCAGTCTACTCATGATGGATTTGTTATGGAAGGAAATGGAGAAAGTGTTACAGATGCCATGCTTTATTATTCTCCTACTCAGCCTGTCCGGAATGACGATGGTTCCTGGTACGAATCGTTTGGTATTACACAATATTATAATCCGTTGTCTCTGATTTATGAAGATACGCAGAAAACCATTGATAAGAATATGATGATTACCGGTAAGGCAGATTTGAATATTCTTAAAGGACTGAACTGGAGTGCCAATTATTCGTATATGACGGATCAGAGTACGTATAGTGAATATCATTCTACAAAATCACAGTATGTCCGGAACAATGGTCAGGCAACCCGAAATACGTATATGGGTACTAAGAGTGTGTTTGAAACGTATGTCAATTACGATACTACAATAGCCGACCGTCACCGTTTGGGTGTCATGCTGGGATATTCTTGGGAGGAAACCATGACGGATGATGGTTTTGGTCTTACTGTGAAGGATTTTTATAATGATGATGTTACCTATAATAATCTGACTTATGCCAATACGATCGATGGTATAGATGGGGTTGAAAGTAAGGTAAAATCTACATTACGTATGATTTCTTTCTATGGTCGTTTGAATTATGTATTTAATGATAAGTACAGCCTTCAGGCAACTTTACGTCGGGATGGTTCTTCTGCTTTTGGAAAGAACAACCGTTGGGCAACCTTCCCATCTGTTTCAGCAGCCTGGCGGTTGTCTGATGAAGATTTTATCAAAGATCTGAATATCTTCGATGATTTGAAGTTTAGAGTAGGTTATGGTGTGAGTGGTAACTCATTAGGCTTTGATGCATATACGGCCAGAGAAACTTATGGTGTGTCGGGATGGTTCAGCTATACGGATGCCAATGGAAATACGTCGAATAAACATACTTTGGCTGCTACTAATAACTCAAATCCTGATTTGAAATGGGAGCGTACAGGTATGTTTAATGTTGGTTTGGATTTTGCATTTTTCAACAGCCGTTTGAATGGTACGATTGAATATTATAACAAACAAACAAGTGATCTGATCTATTATTATCCGGTATCTACTAACCGGTATCCTTTCGATACGATGACGGCCAATGTGGGTGATATCAGTAATAAAGGTATTGAATTAACTATTAATGCGGTTCCGGTCAAGACTCACGATTTTGAATGGAATACGACTTTAAACTTGGCGCATAATAAGAATGTGGTTGAAAAATTATCGAATGCGACTTTCTCTGTCGATTATCAGGATTTGGCGAGTCCAGGTATAGCCGGTAATAGTGATAAGTACGTACAGCGCCTGATGGAAGGGGCTCCGATCGGACAGTTCTATACTTACGAATGGGCAGGTTATACCGAAGATGGTGTTTCTCAGTTTTATGTTCATGATCCGGAAACAGGTGAACGGACCGGTGAAACGACAACAGAATTGAGAGATACAGACCGAACTAAAACGGGCAGTGCACAACCGAAGCTGACTTATGGTTGGAATAATACCTTAAATTATAAGAGATGGTCGTTGAATTTATTCTTCCAAGGTGTATTGGGAAATAAGATATTCAATGCGCTGCGTGCACAGTATAATTCTGTTTCTTTGGTTACTTCTGGTAAAAATGCTTTGAAGGAAGTTATGACCGACCAGCTATTTACAGATGTGAATGCCCAGGTTCCGTCTGATCGTTATTTGGAGAATGGTAGTTATTTACGCTTGGCGACTTTGTCTCTTGCATACAATTTTGGTAATCTGAGTGATTGGGCCAATAATCTGACTCTTTATGCGACTTGTAACAATGTCTTTACCGTTACAGGTTATAAAGGTACTGACCCTGAAGTCTCATTGGGAGGACTGACTCCGGGTATTGACTGGCGTGAAAATTATTATCCGCACACACGTACCTATATGATAGGCTTGAAGGTTAATTTCTAA
- a CDS encoding alpha amylase C-terminal domain-containing protein, with product MESLNLIKNDPWLTPYKDAIEGRYHYVIDKEKSLTNHGKMTLSEFASGYLYFGLHKTTKGWIFREWAPNATAIYLIGTFNNWQKNEEYKLTRIENGVWEIILPEERLNHQDLYKLWIEWDGGCGERIPAWTRRAVQDPDSKIFSAQVWNPEKPYKFKVKKFKPDTSPLMIYECHIGMGTNEEKVGTYNEFRENVLPRIIKDGYNAIQIMAIQEHPYYGSFGYHVSSFFAASSRFGTPDELKQLIDEAHSQGIAVIMDIVHSHAVKNEVEGLGRFDGSYNLYFHGDGRREHPAWDSLCFDYGKNEVLHFLLSNCKFWMEEYKFDGFRFDGVTSMLYYSHGLGEAFCNYGDYFNGHQDGDAIAYLTLANKLIHEVNKNAITIAEEVSGMPGLAAKIEDGGYGFDYRMAMNIPDFWIKTIKEKKDEDWHPSAIWWETTNRRADEKTISYAESHDQALVGDKTIIFRLIDADMYWHMQKDDHNFMVERGIALHKMIRLVTASTINGGYLNFMGNEFGHPEWIDFPREGNGWSYKYARRQWNLVDNMDLKYHYLGDFDREMVELIRSVKNFQDTPLQKVWDNDGDQILAYMRKDLVFVFNFNPTKSFTDYGFLTPKGEYEVVLDTDSPKFGGFGLNDDSVHHFTQFDPLYKKEKKEWLKLYVPARSAMVLRKVKPAKEEKAAKEDKKSTKAVSKTKTTSKKATSKKQK from the coding sequence ATGGAGTCTCTAAATCTAATAAAAAATGACCCGTGGCTGACACCGTATAAAGACGCCATTGAAGGACGTTACCATTATGTCATAGACAAAGAAAAAAGTCTGACAAATCATGGAAAAATGACGCTGTCTGAATTTGCCTCAGGCTATCTTTATTTCGGGTTACACAAGACCACCAAAGGATGGATTTTTCGGGAATGGGCCCCAAATGCAACCGCTATTTATTTAATCGGGACATTCAACAACTGGCAGAAAAACGAAGAATACAAACTGACTCGTATAGAAAATGGGGTATGGGAAATTATACTTCCGGAAGAAAGACTGAATCACCAGGATTTATATAAACTTTGGATTGAATGGGATGGAGGATGCGGTGAACGGATTCCGGCCTGGACTCGCAGAGCCGTACAAGACCCTGATTCCAAAATATTCAGCGCCCAGGTTTGGAACCCTGAAAAGCCCTATAAATTCAAGGTAAAGAAATTCAAGCCTGACACTTCTCCTTTAATGATCTATGAATGCCATATAGGCATGGGAACAAATGAGGAAAAAGTTGGCACATATAATGAATTCCGAGAAAATGTTTTACCCAGAATCATAAAAGACGGATACAATGCTATCCAGATCATGGCAATACAGGAACATCCATATTATGGGTCGTTCGGGTACCATGTAAGTAGCTTCTTCGCTGCTTCCTCCCGTTTTGGCACACCTGACGAATTGAAACAGCTCATTGATGAAGCCCATAGCCAAGGAATAGCCGTAATCATGGATATTGTTCACAGTCATGCTGTAAAAAATGAAGTGGAAGGTTTAGGCCGTTTTGATGGTTCATATAACTTATATTTCCATGGAGATGGACGTCGTGAGCATCCGGCATGGGATTCGCTGTGTTTTGATTATGGAAAGAATGAAGTTCTCCATTTCTTGTTATCAAACTGCAAGTTCTGGATGGAAGAATATAAATTTGACGGTTTCCGCTTTGACGGGGTTACGTCAATGTTGTATTACAGCCATGGTTTAGGCGAAGCTTTCTGTAACTATGGAGATTACTTCAACGGTCATCAGGATGGAGACGCAATTGCCTATCTGACATTAGCCAACAAACTGATTCACGAAGTAAACAAAAATGCCATTACCATTGCAGAAGAAGTAAGTGGTATGCCTGGTTTGGCCGCTAAGATCGAAGACGGTGGATATGGTTTTGACTACCGTATGGCGATGAACATTCCTGATTTCTGGATCAAAACTATTAAAGAAAAAAAAGATGAAGATTGGCATCCATCAGCTATTTGGTGGGAAACGACCAATAGACGTGCAGACGAAAAGACGATCAGCTATGCAGAAAGTCATGATCAGGCATTGGTAGGCGACAAGACTATCATTTTCCGTCTGATTGATGCCGACATGTACTGGCATATGCAGAAAGACGATCATAATTTTATGGTTGAACGAGGCATTGCTTTACATAAAATGATTCGCCTGGTTACAGCTTCTACTATTAACGGAGGCTATCTGAATTTCATGGGTAATGAATTCGGACATCCGGAATGGATTGATTTTCCACGTGAAGGCAATGGCTGGTCATACAAATATGCCCGTCGCCAATGGAATTTGGTTGATAACATGGATTTAAAATATCATTACTTAGGTGACTTCGATCGGGAAATGGTAGAATTGATCCGAAGTGTCAAGAATTTCCAAGATACTCCTCTACAAAAGGTGTGGGATAACGACGGCGATCAGATTTTGGCTTATATGCGTAAAGATTTGGTATTCGTATTCAACTTTAACCCAACCAAATCATTCACAGATTATGGCTTCCTGACACCCAAAGGAGAATATGAAGTAGTTTTGGATACTGATTCTCCCAAATTCGGAGGTTTCGGTTTGAATGACGACTCTGTCCATCATTTTACTCAGTTCGATCCTCTTTATAAAAAGGAAAAGAAAGAATGGTTGAAACTGTATGTTCCAGCACGTTCGGCTATGGTTTTGCGCAAAGTTAAACCAGCCAAGGAAGAAAAGGCAGCTAAAGAAGACAAAAAATCAACTAAGGCTGTTTCTAAAACAAAAACAACAAGCAAAAAGGCAACAAGTAAAAAACAGAAATAA
- a CDS encoding RagB/SusD family nutrient uptake outer membrane protein gives MNKKIQILMTAGLLGLTASCTDLDVDIDSQYTEYPSSSEVAVEAKMADVYYAFRSALGSSYNQIQTLSSDEATGISFDGDYYDGGTYSHTSLHNYLPTDGGLSYWSDLSSGITRCNTVIKDFGGDEADPSIIAPARAMRAFYHFILMDSFGDVPILDKIPDEDEAVERSPRKEVAEYIESELLDCLPYLNTSSNESTYGKPNKWMAEALLVKLYINWAVYTCGDVTTYTPDLTNAKLADCVKYCDDIIQSGLFDLSDEYRRKFYPDNGAQIKDFIYAMPFDCTSAQGMYYGRYRTFRRIDDGNGGYYGGQMGNSCAGNFAMNPEFSDLFSLEGDQRNDAVLGGTVYKFDGATYEPTDEVFLYQGTTPLVFSKTITLKAENEQLNVGADFNGWSQGYRSIKFYPDPTEYREHGRNQSNDVPIFRYADILLTKAEAILRGAQATNGDTPLSLFNQIRGYVSAPLLEVAPTLQDILDERGREFFDENWRRNDMIRFGTFESEYGFHKKGFPTARFDKECRILPVPQDVLNANSNWTQNPGY, from the coding sequence ATGAATAAGAAAATTCAGATATTGATGACTGCCGGTTTACTAGGACTGACGGCAAGTTGTACCGATCTTGATGTTGATATTGATTCGCAATACACGGAATATCCTTCATCTTCAGAAGTAGCGGTTGAGGCAAAAATGGCGGATGTATATTATGCTTTTCGTAGTGCCTTAGGTAGTAGCTATAATCAGATTCAGACTTTATCGTCAGACGAAGCAACAGGAATCAGTTTTGATGGTGATTATTATGATGGCGGAACATACAGTCACACTTCGCTCCACAATTATTTGCCAACAGATGGAGGTTTAAGCTATTGGAGTGATTTGTCGAGTGGTATTACCCGTTGTAATACTGTAATTAAAGATTTTGGAGGTGACGAGGCTGATCCGTCTATTATTGCTCCAGCCCGGGCTATGCGTGCTTTCTATCATTTTATATTAATGGATAGTTTCGGGGATGTTCCTATTTTGGATAAAATACCGGATGAAGATGAAGCTGTTGAACGGAGTCCGAGAAAAGAGGTAGCCGAGTATATTGAGAGTGAACTATTGGACTGTCTGCCTTATTTAAATACGAGCAGCAATGAATCTACCTATGGTAAACCCAATAAGTGGATGGCTGAGGCTCTGCTGGTCAAGCTATATATTAACTGGGCTGTTTATACTTGTGGAGATGTAACGACTTATACCCCCGATCTGACCAATGCCAAACTGGCAGATTGCGTGAAGTATTGTGATGATATCATACAGAGCGGTCTCTTTGACCTGAGCGATGAATATCGTCGGAAGTTCTATCCGGACAACGGAGCACAGATCAAGGATTTTATATATGCCATGCCTTTTGATTGTACTTCCGCTCAGGGAATGTATTATGGCCGTTATCGTACCTTCCGTCGTATTGATGATGGAAATGGCGGATATTATGGTGGGCAGATGGGTAATTCATGTGCCGGAAACTTTGCTATGAACCCTGAATTCTCTGATTTGTTTTCTTTAGAAGGGGATCAGCGTAACGATGCTGTTCTGGGTGGTACGGTTTATAAATTTGATGGAGCTACTTACGAACCTACAGATGAAGTATTCCTTTATCAGGGTACGACTCCGTTGGTGTTCTCTAAAACAATTACATTGAAAGCTGAAAATGAGCAGTTGAATGTAGGGGCCGATTTTAATGGATGGTCACAAGGATATCGCTCTATTAAATTCTATCCGGATCCGACAGAGTATCGTGAGCATGGACGTAATCAAAGTAATGATGTACCTATTTTCCGTTATGCGGATATTCTGTTGACGAAAGCTGAGGCAATTCTTCGTGGAGCACAGGCGACAAATGGGGATACGCCATTATCTCTTTTCAATCAGATTCGGGGATATGTGAGTGCTCCGTTGCTGGAAGTTGCACCGACTTTACAGGATATTCTGGATGAAAGAGGACGTGAGTTCTTTGACGAAAACTGGCGTAGAAATGATATGATCCGTTTTGGAACCTTTGAAAGTGAATATGGTTTCCATAAAAAAGGTTTCCCGACAGCCCGTTTTGATAAAGAATGCCGTATATTACCCGTTCCTCAAGATGTGCTGAATGCAAATAGTAACTGGACGCAGAATCCGGGGTATTAA
- a CDS encoding SusC/RagA family TonB-linked outer membrane protein, giving the protein MEKGRLILLVAASACMGTMIATAQTTQVTGRVISMEDNTPVIGATVVVKGTTTGTVTDFDGAFSLEVPEGAKTLVISYVGMQSQELAVKPQMTVKLVTDSQNLDEVVVTAMGLTREKKSLAYAVQEVGSEDLTKAGQLNVTSALSGKVAGVQINQFGGSVGASSRISIRGNSSLQSDQQPLIVVDGVPISNDTQRTGDNTYNGVDYGSGLNDINPEDIESMTVLKGGSAALYGMRAGNGVILITTKSGKKNNGVKVSYDGNITIDRVANLPKVQNSYGQGNNGDEYHWQLNAPNLSYQEYAEQYGFNWVDGSNGINDFYDESWGPRLDAGLNLVQYDSNGEKVPWVSRPNNVKDFFQTGVSQNHTISVAANSEKASTRASLSYRGQTGTVPNTDQKRYSASLNTSIKLNKYFTYDLSTSYTRTQSDNLVGQGYGGNNPINSLIAWSGRQINMQTLKENWDQKDASGNYTYYNWNTNYHMNPYFTVYENTNSYQRDRVFGKTSLYYQPFEFLKIEGRAGLDYYNSTAFERHYIDRSDYPEGGFSQINDKNTELNLDLIASFNKTFGDFNITAMAGANYRDVSWENTEFGAAALTVLGVYTIANKKSDAVTAMDHSHIRSNSVYANASVGWKNQLYLDVSARNDWSSTINESFFYPSASLSWIATETLPWLKGDGSALSFLKLRGGWAEIGNATTAYRNRAYYYLDTDGSFNGVAQIYKSTTYPNENLKPESIKTWEIGAEFGFLHDRLHLDVAYYKKTTTDQILNVTVPYSTGYSSLLINAGEIQNKGVEIQLSGDILQSKKGLNWTSTFNFSKDNSKVIELYPEMGLDTYGIGWTWGIATQAVEGEKWGSLVGTGFARITADDVKAGTATSDQIGSIKVNSNGLAQTESAVNFGNVTPDFLLNWRNDFTIQNFNFGFLLDLRIGGDIWSQTMNHSYSAGTSIVTAENGIREREIVAGVDVMDDERFVMQDASGNWVTNTIKTNAYSWFKNEVSEYYTFDGSFLKLREAYISYTFPKAWMAKTRYISNATVSLIGNNLALLWVHKSNTMRLDPETGGVSSDSRGVGFEQAAVPSSRSFGLKVNLTF; this is encoded by the coding sequence ATGGAAAAAGGAAGGCTAATTTTATTGGTTGCAGCTTCCGCTTGTATGGGGACGATGATTGCAACAGCTCAGACGACTCAGGTGACGGGTAGGGTAATATCGATGGAAGATAATACCCCAGTAATTGGTGCTACAGTCGTAGTGAAAGGTACAACAACAGGAACAGTAACTGATTTTGACGGAGCATTTTCTTTAGAAGTACCGGAAGGCGCTAAAACGCTTGTGATTTCGTATGTAGGAATGCAGAGTCAGGAATTGGCAGTAAAACCGCAAATGACAGTTAAGCTGGTTACTGATTCACAGAATTTGGATGAGGTCGTCGTTACGGCAATGGGTTTGACCCGTGAGAAAAAATCATTGGCTTATGCCGTTCAGGAAGTAGGATCTGAAGATTTGACAAAGGCAGGACAACTGAATGTAACGAGTGCTTTGTCTGGTAAAGTAGCCGGTGTACAGATTAACCAGTTTGGTGGTAGTGTTGGTGCTTCATCTCGTATTTCTATCCGTGGTAACTCTTCCTTGCAGAGTGACCAGCAGCCTCTGATCGTTGTTGACGGTGTACCTATTTCGAATGATACGCAGCGTACAGGTGATAATACATATAATGGTGTTGACTATGGTTCTGGTCTGAACGATATCAACCCGGAAGATATTGAGTCAATGACTGTCTTGAAAGGTGGTTCAGCCGCTTTGTACGGTATGCGTGCCGGTAACGGCGTTATCTTGATTACTACCAAATCAGGAAAGAAAAATAATGGTGTGAAAGTTTCATACGACGGTAATATCACAATCGATCGAGTAGCTAATTTGCCAAAGGTTCAGAATTCTTACGGACAAGGTAATAACGGTGATGAATATCACTGGCAATTAAACGCCCCGAATTTGAGTTATCAGGAATATGCTGAGCAGTATGGTTTCAACTGGGTGGATGGATCGAATGGTATCAATGACTTTTATGATGAATCATGGGGACCTCGTTTGGATGCCGGATTAAACCTGGTACAATACGACAGTAATGGTGAAAAGGTTCCTTGGGTTTCTCGTCCGAACAATGTGAAGGATTTCTTCCAGACAGGTGTATCTCAGAATCATACTATTTCGGTCGCTGCCAATTCAGAAAAAGCAAGTACACGTGCTTCTCTTTCTTATCGTGGTCAGACGGGTACGGTTCCTAACACTGACCAGAAGCGATATTCAGCCTCTTTGAATACATCTATCAAATTAAATAAATATTTTACGTATGATCTGAGTACCAGTTATACGCGTACCCAAAGTGATAACTTGGTAGGTCAGGGATATGGTGGTAACAACCCGATCAACTCTTTGATTGCCTGGTCTGGACGTCAGATTAATATGCAGACCTTGAAAGAAAATTGGGATCAGAAAGATGCATCCGGTAATTATACCTATTATAACTGGAATACTAATTATCATATGAACCCGTATTTCACGGTATATGAGAATACGAACAGCTATCAGCGTGACCGTGTGTTTGGTAAGACTTCATTGTATTATCAGCCATTTGAATTTTTGAAGATAGAAGGTCGTGCCGGATTGGATTATTATAATTCAACTGCTTTTGAGCGTCACTATATTGACCGCTCCGACTATCCGGAAGGAGGTTTCTCTCAGATAAATGATAAGAATACAGAGTTAAACTTAGATTTGATCGCTAGCTTTAACAAGACGTTCGGTGATTTCAACATTACAGCGATGGCGGGTGCCAACTACCGGGATGTGTCTTGGGAGAATACTGAATTTGGTGCGGCAGCATTGACCGTATTGGGTGTTTATACAATCGCTAATAAGAAAAGTGATGCTGTTACAGCAATGGACCACAGTCATATTCGTTCAAACTCTGTCTATGCCAATGCTTCTGTCGGATGGAAGAACCAGTTGTATTTAGATGTCAGTGCCCGTAACGATTGGAGTTCTACAATCAATGAATCGTTCTTTTATCCTTCGGCCAGTTTGAGCTGGATTGCTACAGAAACTTTGCCTTGGCTGAAAGGTGACGGCTCTGCACTTTCTTTTTTGAAACTGCGTGGTGGTTGGGCTGAAATCGGTAACGCAACGACAGCTTATCGTAACCGTGCCTATTATTACTTGGATACGGATGGTTCATTCAATGGAGTTGCTCAGATTTATAAGAGTACGACTTATCCGAATGAGAATTTGAAACCGGAAAGTATAAAGACGTGGGAAATTGGTGCCGAATTCGGATTCTTGCATGACCGTTTACATTTGGACGTAGCTTATTACAAAAAGACGACAACCGATCAGATCTTGAATGTAACCGTTCCTTATTCTACTGGATATTCATCTTTGCTGATCAATGCCGGTGAAATCCAAAACAAGGGTGTAGAAATTCAGTTAAGTGGCGATATCTTGCAGAGCAAGAAAGGTTTGAATTGGACCAGTACGTTCAATTTCTCGAAGGATAACAGTAAGGTTATTGAGTTGTATCCGGAAATGGGATTGGATACGTATGGTATTGGTTGGACATGGGGTATTGCAACACAAGCCGTTGAAGGGGAGAAGTGGGGTTCTTTAGTTGGAACCGGTTTTGCCCGTATAACAGCCGATGATGTAAAAGCAGGTACTGCTACCTCTGATCAGATTGGTTCGATCAAAGTCAATTCAAATGGACTTGCCCAGACTGAAAGTGCTGTTAATTTCGGAAATGTAACTCCTGATTTCCTGTTAAACTGGCGAAATGATTTCACGATCCAGAATTTCAACTTTGGATTCTTGCTGGATTTGCGTATTGGTGGTGATATTTGGTCACAGACCATGAATCACAGTTATTCTGCCGGTACATCTATCGTTACTGCCGAGAATGGTATCCGTGAACGTGAAATCGTGGCAGGTGTGGATGTGATGGATGATGAACGTTTTGTTATGCAAGATGCCAGTGGTAATTGGGTAACCAATACGATCAAGACGAATGCATATAGCTGGTTTAAGAATGAGGTTTCTGAATATTACACCTTTGATGGTTCGTTCTTAAAATTGCGTGAGGCTTATATTTCATATACTTTCCCGAAAGCATGGATGGCTAAGACCCGTTATATCAGCAATGCGACGGTATCGTTGATTGGTAACAACTTGGCATTGCTTTGGGTACATAAATCTAACACGATGCGTCTGGATCCGGAAACTGGTGGTGTATCCAGTGATAGCCGTGGTGTCGGTTTCGAGCAGGCTGCTGTTCCGTCGTCTCGCAGTTTCGGTCTGAAAGTAAATCTTACATTTTAA